The Planctomycetota bacterium genomic interval CGAATCGCGTCGTCCACGAAAGTCAGCCGCCCGCGTCAGCGGGCGCTTCGGGGACCCAACACGCCCGCGGACGCGGGCGGCTCACTCTTGAGATTCCGAAGTCCGACTCCCCCTCATATTCGAGCGATGCGATGCACGCCGCCGCCAAGCGACGCGTCGCCCTGTCACCTAGTTGCCCGTGGCGGTCTCGGTGGCTTGCCAGCTTGGGTGCTGAAGCTCTGCAGATAGCTGACCCACATCGTGCTCAGTCCGTGCTCGAACGCACCATTGACAAGCGCGTCGACGTAGTTCTGCGTGGGCGGAATGTGAAATGCCTCCTGCTGCACGCCCTGGTACGTCCAGGCTTTGACGGCCGGGCCTCGTGTCATGGGCCGGACTTCGACTTCGATCCGCTTGTACACGCCGACGTCGTCGCCGCCCTCGACACGACGTCGAACTTTCTGGTCGAGAAGCGCCCAGTCCTTGTCCGACAGTTCAAAGACGGCCCCCGAGACGCTCTTGCCCGGGTCGTAGACGATGTCCGCCGTCCCGCCGCCCCAATACTCGCTGAAGACGGGGAAGGCCAGCCTGTAGTTGTCCAGAATCGCCGGCTTTCCGCCTCGAAGGCTGGGCGTCTTGTGCCCGAAGTGCTTCGCCCAGGCGGCGACGCTCTTCTGATCGAGGTTGGAGCCGTAGGCGAAATAGAGCATGGTTGAAGCTCGGTCGTGGTTGGCGCGACGACCGGTGGTGGCGCGGCATCGTTGAGCGACTGAAGCCCGCGGGAAAGTGCCGGACCAAAAACGTTTCGTGGTTCACCGGTTCAGGGCCACATTCCACCTGAAACGCCAATGCCACGGAATGGCCCGGTCATTGGACCCGTTGCCAGCACGGCTTATCCTGCGGCAACGATGCCCGCGACGCCGGAAAACACCGCAAACAATACCAAGTCTTCCGAAGCGTCCGCGCCCGAAATGCTGGTTCCGCCGGACCGAGTGGCCCACGTGGAGCGCGACGTCGCCCGCTACGCCAGTCACGTTCCGTCGTCGGTCCGGCACATCGACTGGGGCGAGATCTTCCCGGCCACCAAGCTGTTTCGCGGGTTTCGCGTCGCGGTCCACCCGAGCAAGCTGCTCCTGTCGCTTGTCGCGGCCTTGCTCATCTACGGCGGCACGCGTGGGCTCGACGGGCTGTTCGGCCTGCTGCCTCAGGCATGGCGGGCGGTGCCGGGAGAGCCCGCATTGTTCGAATCCGTCCGTTCGGGTGGCGGCGACTTCGACGAAGAGGTCGAGTCGGCACGACGGGCGCTCGAACGCCGACGCAACAACCTGCGCGAGTCGGCTGCGCTCGTCGTGGAGCGGCCAGTCGACGAGATCGGGCGCGGTGACCTCGTCGAGGCGGCTGAGAAGCGTCGCGACGAACGGCTTTCCAACCTCGCATCTGCACGCGATCGAGTGCTCGAGTCGGCCGACGTAGACGAGGCATCCATCGCCTCTGCGGAGCGGGCCTACGGGATCGGCGTTGCCGACACCTACGCGCTCGCTGCACGAGAGGTCGAGCGTGTCGAAGACCTCTACCCGCGCGGCGTCGGCATCACCCTGTACGACTACGAGACGCAGCAGCTCGATCGCCTCGTCGCAGCCGTGCTCGATGTCAACTTCATGGGCGAGGGCGGCGTCTTTGCCAGCCTGTATCGCGGCCTGTGGATCGGGCCGATGTGGGCCTTCTCACAGCACCCGCTCTACGCGGCGCTGCTGGGCATCTGGACGCTCGCCGTCCTCGCGGTCTTCGGCGGAGCGGTCGCCCGCTCGGCGGCGGTGCAGGTCGCCAGGGACGAGAAGATCAGCCTCCGGTCTGCCCTGCGGTTCAGCAGCGGCAAGTTCGTCAGCTTCCTGAGCGCTCCGCTCATCCCGGTGCTGGTCATTGTCGTGCTCGGACTGACGGCATCGCTCGCGGCGCTGCTGATGTCGCTCATCGGCCTCGTGCCTGGGCTCGGCTGGCTGGCAGACATCGGCATCGGACTGCTCGTGCCCATCGGGCTCATCGTCGGCCTGCTCATCACGCTTACCTTCATCGGCCTGGTCGGCGGCATCAGCCTGATGTACCCGACGATCGCGGTCGAGGGCACCGACTCCTTCGACGCGATCAGCCGAAGCTTCAGCTATCTCTTCGCTAAGCCGTGGCGCGTGGCTTGGTACGGACTCGTTGCCCTCGTCTACGGCGTGCTGACGTTCTTGGTGGTCCGACTGTTCCTGTGGATGGTTCTGATCGCAACGCGGGCGGCGCTGGGCGTCTTCGTCTTTCGCGAGGCCGCCGGGACGAACGTGCTCGACGCGCTCTGGCCGAAGCCCTCGCCGAATCAGTTCAGCTACGACATTCCGTTCAGCAACCTCACTTGGGGGCAAGACATCGCGGCCGTGCTCATCGCGATCACGGTGTTCGGCCTGCTATCGCTGCTGTGCGCATACGCCCTGTCGCTCTACGTTTCGATGGGAACGATCATCTACTACCTCCTGCGTCGCGAGGTCGATGCGACCGAGCCGGACGAGGTGTACCTCGACCCGGCCGACGAAGAGTTCGCCGGGCTTGCCGACGTCGCCGACGATCCGCTGGCGGAGCCCGAGCCTGCCGAGGTGGCCTCGAAGGAATCGGACGAGTAGCGGGAATAATCTCACCGCTCATGCCGACGTACGACTACCGCTGCGATGCCTGTGGCTTCGCGTTTGAGAAGTTTCAGAGCATCACGGCCGATCCGATCAGGAAGTGCCCGTCGTGCGGCAAGCTAAAGGTCCGCCGGCTCATCGGCACCGGGGCCGGCATCATCTTCAAGGGCGGCGGCTTCTACGAGACCGACTACCGCTCCGACAGCTACGCCAAAGACGCCAAGAACGACGCCGGCGATTCGAGCGAGAAGTCCTCGGACGGCAAGTCCGACAAGAGTGATGCCGGCAAGGCCGCCGCTGCGGACAAGCCCGCCGCCAAATCCGAGCCGGCCAAAGCTGAGCCAGCGAAAAAGCCAGCCGCCGAGACAGGGGCGAAGAAGTGACACGCTTGTCTGACGAACGTGACCGGCCGCGCTGCCCGATCTGCCGGCAACCCGCCGCCGCACCGCCGGTCGATGGCGGGCGTTCGCCCTACCCGTTCTGCTCGGACCGCTGCCGCCTTGCCGACCTGAATCGCTGGCTCGAAGGCGAGTACCAGATCCCGACCGACGACGATGATCTGGACGAAGCGACGCCGGACTTTGACGTTCCGTCACGCTGACCAGAGTCCCTTCTTCAGAGTGATCCAGAGGAAAGATCGTCTCGGGATCAAGAGTCTGTGATGGAGGGGCTTCGGCACGACGGTTCGTGTTCGACGGCGAGCCCCGAGCGTGAGCGAGTGGGTTCTGGACGTCCGCGGAAACCCACT includes:
- a CDS encoding gamma-glutamylcyclotransferase family protein, with amino-acid sequence MLYFAYGSNLDQKSVAAWAKHFGHKTPSLRGGKPAILDNYRLAFPVFSEYWGGGTADIVYDPGKSVSGAVFELSDKDWALLDQKVRRRVEGGDDVGVYKRIEVEVRPMTRGPAVKAWTYQGVQQEAFHIPPTQNYVDALVNGAFEHGLSTMWVSYLQSFSTQAGKPPRPPRATR
- a CDS encoding zinc ribbon domain-containing protein — its product is MPTYDYRCDACGFAFEKFQSITADPIRKCPSCGKLKVRRLIGTGAGIIFKGGGFYETDYRSDSYAKDAKNDAGDSSEKSSDGKSDKSDAGKAAAADKPAAKSEPAKAEPAKKPAAETGAKK
- the yacG gene encoding DNA gyrase inhibitor YacG, with product MCRQPAAAPPVDGGRSPYPFCSDRCRLADLNRWLEGEYQIPTDDDDLDEATPDFDVPSR